A genomic stretch from Cyprinus carpio isolate SPL01 chromosome A12, ASM1834038v1, whole genome shotgun sequence includes:
- the LOC109100199 gene encoding suppressor of cytokine signaling 5-like — MEKVGKVWSNLKKGCQSLLHTDGGSRIETPPQLQSQTDTVCQNVDKAQGDSTLEAASPSSSVVTLPLVAWRTSGSVTRQGHNCVVDVPQILEITVEQGTEDALAPLGVRRDSYSRHAPWSGKKRHSCSTKAQSSLETTDRRSGRSRRRHGTSSSHEELESGAARSLRQQIHDTVGLCLPLRSSSRNNHLPPPKRKIQITELMLETCPFAPGSDLARKWHLIKQHTSSVTVIPVDSSSDACGATCSSPEDEEERLRERRRLSIEEGVDPPPDAQIHTVEAITAPLASLYKLGPKLAPGIGEDLGDSRGATAANCDSEDDDTTTLCLQARRPKQRHASAEGLLSSKQAGPWKVHTQIDFIHCLVPDLLQITALPCYWGVMDRYEAEALLDGRPEGTFLLRDSAQEDYLFSVSFRRYGRSLHARIEQWNHNFSFDVHDPCVFHAATITALLEHYKDPSACMFFEPLLTVPLHRTFPFGLQSLARSAICNGITYDGIGALPLPLALQDYLREYHYKQRVRVRWLEREPVKAK; from the coding sequence ATGGAGAAGGTTGGCAAGGTGTGGAGCAACCTGAAGAAGGGATGTCAATCTCTGCTCCACACAGATGGTGGTTCTCGCATTGAAACGCCACCACAGCTTCAATCGCAAACAGACACAGTATGCCAGAATGTGGACAAGGCCCAGGGAGACAGCACACTGGAGGCTGCTAGTCCCTCTAGCAGTGTGGTGACACTCCCTCTAGTGGCATGGAGGACCAGTGGGAGTGTGACACGTCAGGGCCATAACTGTGTAGTGGATGTACCCCAGATACTAGAGATCACAGTTGAGCAGGGTACCGAAGATGCTCTTGCACCTCTGGGAGTCCGCAGAGACTCTTATTCACGTCATGCACCTTGGAGTGGAAAGAAGAGACACTCATGTTCTACTAAGGCTCAGAGTTCTCTGGAGACCACAGATCGGCGATCAGGCCGGTCTCGGCGCAGACATGGGACTAGTAGCAGCCATGAGGAACTGGAGTCAGGGGCAGCACGCTCCCTACGGCAGCAGATTCATGATACAGTGGGCCTGTGCCTCCCACTGCGCTCATCCTCTCGGAACAATCACCTTCCACCACCCAAACGTAAGATACAAATCACAGAGCTAATGCTGGAGACATGCCCCTTTGCTCCAGGATCAGACCTTGCCCGAAAATGGCACCTGATTAAACAGCACACGTCATCAGTCACAGTGATACCAGTGGATTCATCCTCAGATGCTTGCGGTGCTACCTGTTCATCACCGGAAGATGAGGAGGAGCGCTTGCGTGAAAGAAGACGACTCAGCATTGAGGAGGGTGTGGACCCACCTCCAGATGCCCAAATCCACACAGTGGAGGCCATCACAGCCCCCCTAGCTTCCCTTTATAAGCTGGGACCTAAATTGGCCCCTGGAATAGGTGAGGACCTAGGCGATAGCCGGGGGGCAACTGCAGCTAACTGTGACTCTGAGGACGACGATACCACCACTCTTTGCCTGCAAGCTCGCAGGCCCAAGCAGCGGCACGCTTCGGCCGAGGGTCTCCTGAGCAGCAAGCAAGCGGGCCCTTGGAAAGTACACACTCAGATTGACTTCATCCACTGCTTGGTTCCAGATCTGCTGCAGATCACAGCGCTTCCCTGCTACTGGGGTGTGATGGACCGTTATGAGGCTGAAGCGCTGCTGGATGGTCGACCCGAGGGAACCTTTCTGCTGCGAGACTCTGCTCAAGAAGACTATCTGTTCTCCGTTAGCTTCCGCCGCTATGGCCGTTCGCTGCATGCACGCATTGAGCAGTGGAATCACAACTTCAGCTTTGATGTGCACGACCCTTGCGTGTTCCACGCAGCCACCATCACAGCACTCTTGGAACACTACAAGGACCCTAGCGCTTGCATGTTCTTTGAGCCGTTGCTCACTGTGCCTCTGCACCGGACCTTCCCATTTGGCCTGCAAAGCCTAGCTCGATCAGCCATTTGCAATGGGATCACCTACGATGGCATTGGGGCATTGCCACTGCCCCTTGCTCTGCAGGACTACCTCAGGGAGTATCACTATAAGCAGAGGGTGCGCGTACGCTGGCTTGAGAGGGAGCCAGTCAAGGCCAAGTGA